The sequence TCGTGACGCTTGCCCTGATATTTGCTATCCAGCGGTATATGCCGGCCCCCTTCTATGGTCTTGATGAGGTTGATATGCATCTTGACGGCTCGAATGTGGAGGGGATATCACGGATGATCCGTACCCTCTCAGAACACTCTCAGTTCATCTCAATTTCACTCCGAAAACCGATGATCCAGGCGGCAGACCGAATCATCGGGGTGACGATCCGACCTGACAAGAGCACGCTTGTAACGGGTATGAAGTGCAATGTCTGAAGCGACAGTCCCGCAGGATGGTACTGCCGAGGAGCCGGTTGAGATCCTCGTCCGGATGGCGGAGGAGGGGGAGATCGATCCCTGGAATATCGATATTGTCCTTGTAACGGATCGGTTCCTCGGGGAGCTTGAGCGGCGCAGGGAGCTTGACCTTCGGATCTCGGGTCGGACACTCCTGTATGCGTCGATCCTCCTCCGGATGAAGTCTGATATTCTCCTTGAGCGCCAGGCGGTTTCTGAAGAGGAGGAGATCATCGATGAGTACGATGATGGCGATCTCTTCTTTGATGATGTGGTGGATTCGGATGGTGCCGGATCGCACCTGGGGCCAATCGAGGCGCTCGAGCGGGAGATTCAGCGACGGATCAAAAGGAAGGAGTACAGGACCCGGCCGGTGACGCTCTACGAGCTGATCACCCAGCTGAAGCTTGCTGAGAAGGAGGAGCGGCGTCGGCAGAAGCGGCGCCA is a genomic window of Methanocalculus alkaliphilus containing:
- a CDS encoding segregation/condensation protein A encodes the protein MSEATVPQDGTAEEPVEILVRMAEEGEIDPWNIDIVLVTDRFLGELERRRELDLRISGRTLLYASILLRMKSDILLERQAVSEEEEIIDEYDDGDLFFDDVVDSDGAGSHLGPIEALEREIQRRIKRKEYRTRPVTLYELITQLKLAEKEERRRQKRRHLPDEDDDLLTFADDVVEIAHDEVYEELSTSIHATLISLDPTGLEPIPLSRIASEMRLPLFDVYIPILFLMLDGRVDLLQEEFYGELYIARSPLEQPEEI